In Halobaculum limi, one DNA window encodes the following:
- a CDS encoding SHOCT domain-containing protein produces the protein MITLTGLVAQVGPHAPMGPGPHGPAGGGWMGSGWMGGGLFPWLGPWAGLFVMLLVLGLLAAVVYAAVTLAQDADGDRPDDAVSVLDRRYARGEVDDEEYRERRRRLTDG, from the coding sequence ATGATCACACTCACCGGACTCGTGGCACAGGTCGGCCCACACGCCCCGATGGGGCCCGGTCCACACGGCCCCGCGGGCGGGGGCTGGATGGGAAGCGGATGGATGGGCGGCGGCCTGTTCCCGTGGCTCGGACCGTGGGCAGGCCTCTTCGTGATGCTCCTCGTCCTCGGCCTTCTCGCGGCCGTCGTCTACGCGGCGGTCACGCTCGCGCAAGACGCCGACGGCGACCGGCCGGACGACGCAGTCTCCGTCCTCGACCGCCGGTACGCCCGAGGCGAGGTCGACGACGAGGAGTACCGCGAGCGTCGCCGTCGCCTGACCGACGGCTGA